The genomic window GTCGCCTTCCGACGCGGTTCACGTCGGCGACAACTGGCTCGCCGACGTCCAAGGAGCCAAGCGGCTCGGCCTGCAAATGATCTGGACCCGCCAGTATGAACCCATCGACAGCTTTGAGGTCAAGCCCGGTGACCACCAGCCCGACCTGACGATTCAGCACCTGACCCAATTGACGGGCGTTTTCGGACCGAGGTCCGGACAACCAGAATCGTCGTGACCAATGACGGAAACGGCGAGCGATCATGTTTTTCGAAGGCGGTCTTCAACCGCAACCCGAACGTGTGCCTGATTCGCGCATGTTGCGCCGTAAGAATCAAACGGGCCGGCACTCGAACGTCCGATTCTCACTCCAGAGATCCAGAGGGCCACAGGGGTGCAGACTCGGGACGATGTAGGTGCCGGTTTGGCGGCCTGCGAGATCGTAGACAAACGCCTTTGTTTCACGCATGACGTGGGCCGGCAGGTCCGCAGACCTATAGATCAGGGTGATCCAGTTGGCTGTCCATTTGCGAGACGGCCGTGATATAATACGGCGTCTGCCAGTCTTGGATTGAAAGCGAGGTGCGGCGATGTGTCGGATACGACGCTACTCACGGCTTCTCGCGATTCTGCGGTTCTTGTTGATCGCGGTTCTTCCGGCCTGCGATTCGACCCCGCCGGCCGGCACCCCACCGGCGTCCCAGCCAGAGGAGGAGGCCACCATGTCGGCCAAAATGATCCTGAAAAGCTCGGCCTTCGGACCCAACGAGGCTATTCCGCGGAAATACACCGGCGACGGCGAGGACAAGTCGCCTCCGCTTTCTTGGTCGGGCGCACCGGATGGAACAAAAGAGCTCGCCCTGATCGTGGACGATCCGGACGCTCCGACTCCGACGCCGTGGGTGCATTGGGTTCTGTATGCCATCCCACCTGATACGACCGGCCTGCCGGAAGGGATCGCACCTTCGCAGCGGGTATCGGAGCCGCCGGGTCTGATGCAGGGCAAAAACTCCTGGGGCAAGGTAGGCTACGGCGGTCCGGCGCCGCCAAGGGGCCATGGTCGTCATCGGTACTTTTTCAAGCTTTATGCTCTGAATGCGCCGCTTGGTGTCGAGCCCGGTCTATCCAAAGAGGCCTTGCTCAAGGCGATGTCAGGCCATGTGCTGGCCGAAGGCGAACTTGTTGGAACTTACCAGAGGTGAACGATGATCCCGCGCGCGAACCGACCATGTAAGGTTGCGTCGGCCGCCGGGCTACTGGTTGTTGTCATGCTCATGTTCCCGTCCGGCTGCGGATCACAACCCGACCCCATCGACGAAGCGGTCCGCCTGGCGGCGAGCGCATCTGCTCCTGCGAGCGAGCCGCTGGTAACATCGCAGCCGGCTGGGCCGTTTCGCCCACCGGAACCGCCGGGGGCCCGCGATCGAATCGAAGAGCGAAACCGCATGGTCGACACACAGATCGCGCGGCCACGTGACGGACGCAAGCCGGTCAAAGACGCCAAGGTCTTGCAGGCCATGCGTAATGTGCCCCGCCACGTCTTCGTCCCAAATGATTACCAGAGCAGGGCTTACGGCGATTCGCCGCTACCCATCGGGCACGGTCAGACGATCTCGCAGCCCTATATCGTTGCCCTGATGACCGAGGCTCTGCAATTGACGCCGGAGATGAAGGTCCTCGAGATCGGCACGGGCTCGGGCTATCAGGCGGCAGTCTTGGCCCATTTGACGCCCCACGTCTACACGATCGAGATTGTACGACCGCTAGCCCAGAGTGCTCAGCGGGTGCTACTCGAACAGGGCTACAACTCGGTTCGGTGCCGAATCGGCGACGGATACAAGGGCTGGCCCGAGGAGTCGCCTTTCGACGTGATAATCGTCACCTGTGCCGCTGAGAACATTCCCGAGCCCCTCTGGGAACAGCTCAAGCCGGGAGGGCGGATCGTCATTCCAACAGGGTCGGCTTGGGGTGCTCAGGAACTGGTGGTGGTCACGAAAACGGAAGAAGGCAAGAGGAAAACCCGACACATCACCGGCGTGCGGTTCGTGCCCATGACGCGGGAGTGAGTCCTAAAGACCGCCCTTCCCGGACTGGAGCGCGTGAACCCCGCAGCTTGTCAAGTCTGCTGCAAAGTCATGAGCAGCAAGCACTTAGCGTCTCTAATTGCTTATCGAGTGGGCTGCGGGGGGCTAATCGCTATCGTTTGAGGATCCAGGGGAGTGGACTTTGTGGCCATCAAGATGCAGTCGCTGGGCCCTTCGCCGGCTCCCTCTTCAGTAAGGGCGATGGCGAACCGGCAGGGTCGCAGGGCGCTGGGCAGCGCGGCGGCGGGGTGCCGGCGGCGACGAAGCGCGAGGCGGTTTCCAGTGGGCGGGCTTTATGCTATACTGCCCGCCTTTTAAGGGCCCGGGCCGGCTACTTGGTGAAGCACGAAAACGCAAACCGGTGTCCCGTGTCGGTCGAACACTGGAAAGGCCCCTTCAGACCCGCAGGGCTAACGCTCGTGAGACATGGGGGCCGATTATTCCTTTTGAGCCGAGCGGCTTCGCGGCGCGGTGCGAAGCCTGCGAGGCGGCAAGCGACGACAAGGGCTCGGCAGCGGCGCGAGGCGAGCCCCGTCAGTGGCTTCAGACGACAATCCACCTAACCGCAAGGTGTTCAAGAACGACAGCGTCAATGGTTCTACGACACTCTTCCCATAGGAGAAGCGACAAGATGACAGCGTTGCATTCGCGTAGAGGCTGGATGATGTGGGTGTTTGCGATCGGGCTTGTCTGCATGGTTGTTGCGCCCGTGCTGGCCCAGGAGGGCGACGAAGGCCCCATGGTTCGGCCGAGCATTCCCGTCTGGTGGTGGATCGCTCCGATCGGCGCGGTTATTGCCTTGATCTTCGCCGGCAAGTTTTACAGCGAAGTAAAGAGGGCAAACCCCGGCGACGCCGAAATGATCGAGATCGCCGGACACGTGCGTGAAGGCGCCATGGCCTACCTGAGGCGCCAATACAAGGTCGTGACCATCGTATTCCTTGTGCTTGCGGCGATTCTGGCATTCATGGCCTATGGTCTGAAGGTGCAAAACCCCATCGTCTGGTTCGCGTTTCTGACCGGCGGCTTCTTCAGCGGCCTGTGCGGGTACCTGGGCATGCGAACCGCCACAATGGCCAGCAACCGGACGGCGGCCGGGGCACGAGAGAGTCTCAACAAGGGACTGGTGGTTGCCTTTCGGGCCGGTGCGGTCATGGGACTGGTGGTCGTCGGCTTCGCCCTGATTGACATCACCGGCTGGTTCCTCGTTCTGTACAAGCTGTTCCCGGCCATCGGCAAGGAGTACCACCTGTCAACCATTACCGTCATCATGCTCACGTTCGGCATGGGTGCTTCGACACAGGCGCTCTTTGCTCGTGTGGGCGGCGGTATCTACACCAAGGCGGCCGACGTCGGCGCCGACCTGGTCGGCAAGATCGAGGCCGGTATTCCCGAAGACGATCCGCGTAACCCGGCCACCATTGCCGACAACGTCGGCGACAACGTTGGTGACGTGGCGGGCATGGGCGCCGACCTCTACGAATCCTATTGCGGCTCGATTCTCTCCACGGCCGCGTTGGGTGTCTCGGCCGCGGTGGCCCTGTTCGGCTCCGAGGTCACCGCCGACGGCGCCAACGCCACCATCCGCTTCCTGGCCGCGCCGATGGTTCTGGCAGGTATCGGCATCATTCTCTCGATCGCCGGCATTTACCTGGTTCGGACGGAAGAAAAGGCCACCATGGGCGTGCTCATGGCGGCCCTGAACCGTGGCATCAACGGAAGCAGCATTCTCATCGCCCTGGCCGCCGGCTTGGTGTGCTACCTGCTGCTGGGTCGCGAGTTCCCTACGACCGCAGACGGTTACCAGGTATGCTGGTACGGCATCTGGGGCAGTGTGGTCAGCGGTCTGCTGGCCGGCGTGATTATCGGAAAGGCGACCGAGTACTACACCAGCTACGATTACAGTCCCACCCGTGAAGTCAGCGCCCAGGGCGTCACCGGCCCGGCGACGATCATCATCGGCGGCCTGGCCGAGGGCATGAAGAGCACCTGGGCCTCGCTTCTGACCATCATCGTGGCGATTCTACTGGCCTTCACGTTCGCCGGCGGCGGGCATGAGTTCATGCTGGGCCTTTACGGCGTCGGGTTTGCCGCAGTCGGCATGCTGGCGACGCTGGGCATCACGCTGGCGACGGACGCCTACGGTCCGATTGCAGACAACGCCGGCGGCAACGCCGAGATGACCGGTCAAAAGCCTGAGGTGCGGCAGCGCACCGACGCCCTCGACGCGCTGGGCAACACCACTGCCGCGACCGGCAAGGGCTTTGCGATCGGTTCGGCGGCCCTGACAGCCCTGGCGCTGCTGGCCGCATATGTCGAGGAAGTCCGCTTCGGACAGATCTACGAGGCCCGCGACATGGTCTCGACCTATTACCAGGCGCCGGCGCCCGATGAGGCCGTTTATCTCGGCCACGGCAAGTTTGCATGCTTCCTGAGCGGCGAGGTCGGGAAGGTTCGCAACAGCGACGTTGAGGCTTACATGGTGCTGAATCTTGCCGATCTGCCGGCGACCGGAATCAGTGCCCTCAAGCCGGG from Phycisphaerae bacterium includes these protein-coding regions:
- a CDS encoding protein-L-isoaspartate(D-aspartate) O-methyltransferase; protein product: MVDTQIARPRDGRKPVKDAKVLQAMRNVPRHVFVPNDYQSRAYGDSPLPIGHGQTISQPYIVALMTEALQLTPEMKVLEIGTGSGYQAAVLAHLTPHVYTIEIVRPLAQSAQRVLLEQGYNSVRCRIGDGYKGWPEESPFDVIIVTCAAENIPEPLWEQLKPGGRIVIPTGSAWGAQELVVVTKTEEGKRKTRHITGVRFVPMTRE
- a CDS encoding sodium-translocating pyrophosphatase, which codes for MVRPSIPVWWWIAPIGAVIALIFAGKFYSEVKRANPGDAEMIEIAGHVREGAMAYLRRQYKVVTIVFLVLAAILAFMAYGLKVQNPIVWFAFLTGGFFSGLCGYLGMRTATMASNRTAAGARESLNKGLVVAFRAGAVMGLVVVGFALIDITGWFLVLYKLFPAIGKEYHLSTITVIMLTFGMGASTQALFARVGGGIYTKAADVGADLVGKIEAGIPEDDPRNPATIADNVGDNVGDVAGMGADLYESYCGSILSTAALGVSAAVALFGSEVTADGANATIRFLAAPMVLAGIGIILSIAGIYLVRTEEKATMGVLMAALNRGINGSSILIALAAGLVCYLLLGREFPTTADGYQVCWYGIWGSVVSGLLAGVIIGKATEYYTSYDYSPTREVSAQGVTGPATIIIGGLAEGMKSTWASLLTIIVAILLAFTFAGGGHEFMLGLYGVGFAAVGMLATLGITLATDAYGPIADNAGGNAEMTGQKPEVRQRTDALDALGNTTAATGKGFAIGSAALTALALLAAYVEEVRFGQIYEARDMVSTYYQAPAPDEAVYLGHGKFACFLSGEVGKVRNSDVEAYMVLNLADLPATGISALKPGETKLKLGKQASKAEGYIRKAVVRDDEGNDHSLELVAARRCSLEQYMQFYNVTLMNPKVLCGLFAGVLLVFLFCSMTMKAVGRAANRMMIECRRQFEKIRQFLRNQGKDETFVQNPDHWPKRVEVEGQRYPDYATCVAISTAGAQREMIVPALMAIIIPVAVGLVFGVPGVMGLLAGGLTCGFAMAIFMANAGGTWDNAKKLIETFGKLKAKDVLENKELQQRLPAGIRDDLLNKARQAVAAGKPDATIYGKGSDDHKAAVVGDTVGDPFKDTSGPSLNILIKLMSMVSVVFAGLIVKFAPQIGALLGLN
- a CDS encoding YbhB/YbcL family Raf kinase inhibitor-like protein — translated: MSAKMILKSSAFGPNEAIPRKYTGDGEDKSPPLSWSGAPDGTKELALIVDDPDAPTPTPWVHWVLYAIPPDTTGLPEGIAPSQRVSEPPGLMQGKNSWGKVGYGGPAPPRGHGRHRYFFKLYALNAPLGVEPGLSKEALLKAMSGHVLAEGELVGTYQR